In Hermetia illucens chromosome 1, iHerIll2.2.curated.20191125, whole genome shotgun sequence, one genomic interval encodes:
- the LOC119646800 gene encoding pyrroline-5-carboxylate reductase 2 isoform X1 has product MLSVGKVGFLGGGKMAQAMMKGLINAGLVEAKSIVASVHPQDLPNIKCVKDLGAEAVVENLPVVKQSDVVFITVKPDVVPQALSEVKSASANKLFLSIAMGITVADLRKNLHENSRIIRIMSNIPITVQAGCSAFVRGSNVTDEDAKLTQQLLKSVGHCEEVNEKLLDVITALAGSGPAFIFVLIESLADGAVKMGMPRDVAYRFASQTVLGAAQMVRDSKEHPGKLKDDVTSPGGSTAAGLNYLDKMNFRAAAAGAVEMATLRSKGIIS; this is encoded by the exons ATGTTGTCTGTTGGAAAAGTAGGATTTCTtggcggtggaaaaatggcaCAGGCTATGATGAAAGGATTAATAAATGCAG GACTGGTTGAAGCGAAGTCAATCGTGGCAAGTGTTCACCCACAAGACCTTCCAAACATAAAATGTGTAAAG GATTTGGGAGCTGAGGCCGTAGTAGAAAATCTTCCTGTGGTAAAACAATCTGATGTAGTTTTTATTACGGTCAAACCTGATGTCGTCCCGCAAGCTTTATCAGAAGTAAAATCTGCAAGtgcaaataaattatttttatccaTAGCAATGGGCATTACTGTTGCAGATTTAAGAaag AATCTCCACGAAAACAGCCGAATAATTCGAATTATGTCCAACATTCCAATCACTGTTCAAGCTGGATGTTCAGCTTTTGTAAGAGgatcaaatgttacagatgaaGATGCAAAACTGACGCAGCAGTTACTTAAATCGGTTGGTCACTGCGAAGAAGTAAATGAAAAATTGCTAGATGTAATAACTGCGTTGGCAGGCAGTGGACCGGCATTTATTTTCGTCCTTATTGAATCTCTTGCCGATGGTGCTGTGAAGATGGGTATGCCTAGGGATGTTGCCTATCGTTTTGCATCACAGACAGTTCTCGGTGCTGCACAAATGGTTCGGGATTCCAAAGAACATCCTGGCAAACTGAAGGATGATGTTACAAGTCCAGGGGGCTCAACCGCCGCTGGATTGAATTATTTAGATAAAATGA ACTTCAGAGCTGCAGCTGCTGGTGCAGTTGAAATGGCGACATTGCGAAGTAAAGGAATTATATCTTAG
- the LOC119657672 gene encoding solute carrier family 35 member F5, which yields MHSVDHNMFKKSYKICFGVLLLIILDVFCVLAEKVRKYVLKDDNCNKPFFSAYTEVSMFALYLLVIGIIEPLRETCTRNKNYSIMEMTREDENYTPNYNRLSDSSFVPIQSDALSSTESDDSTIRSVRFSKLAEVREMSSVDASEALMSRLSYSASLRLRKQKTHHQTAKAALLYSILYFIGKYSHHTSINSTETPIVTAFSSTSSLFTLILASMFPSTNSDKFSFSKLIAVLINMSGIVLVTVAHDSAFIFSRECMLSLLNAFFTSLALVYILAKNIIEDKFDIPLFLGFVGLWNLILMWPLFFVLDLLQIESFLLPSERQLIIIFLNGLFGTVLSETFRLWGCLLTSSVLGVVVLSMQIPFSVLFELLFTQSKINVFPLCIGSITVLLAVIFLAILTKYGDVDPLLKIIKVLYKKVIDRKRANSVKLLDYEEQHESLIDVNQ from the exons ATGCATAGTGTAGATCATAACATGTTCAAGAAATCATATAAAATATGTTTTGGCGTGTTACTTTTGATAATTCTCGATGTTTTTTGTGTTTTAGCAGAAAAAGTTAGAAAG TACGTTTTGAAAGATGACAACTGCAATAAGCCATTTTTCAGTGCATACACAGAAGTGTCGATGTTTGCATTGTACTTACTTGTAATCGGTATCATAGAACCATTACGAGAAACATGTACACGCAACAAAAACTATAGT ATAATGGAAATGACGCGGGAGGATGAAAACTATACACCAAATTATAATAGATTG AGTGATTCCTCCTTTGTACCAATCCAGTCTGATGCCTTAAGtagcacagaaagcgatgactCAACTATACGTAGCGTAAGGTTTAGTAAATTAGCAGAAGTTCGCGAGATGTCTTCAGTGGACGCTTCTGAAGCGTTAATGTCGCGACTATCATATAGTGCTAGTCTCCGTTTGCGCAAACAAAAAACTCATCATCAAACAGCCAAGGCTGCATTACTATATTCAATCTTG TACTTCATTGGAAAGTACTCGCATCATACTTCAATAAATTCCACAGAAACGCCAATCGTCACAGCATTTAGCTCCACGTCGAGTTTATTTACATTAATTTTAGCATCAATGTTTCCATCAACCAATAGTGATAAattcagtttttctaagctcATCGCTGTCCTTATTAATATGTCTGGTATAGTGCTAGTAACGGTCGCTCATGATTCAGCTTTTATATTTTCTAGGGAGTGTATGTTGTctcttttgaatgcattttttacatcactTGCTCTAGTTTATATTTTGGCAAAGAATATAATTGAGGATAAATTTGATATACCGTTATTTTTGG GATTTGTTGGACTGTGGAACCTGATTTTAATGTGGCCACTGTTTTTTGTATTAGATCTTTTACAAATTGAATCGTTTCTGCTACCAAGTGAACGCCAATTGATCATTATATTTCTGAATGGACTATTTGGAACCGTTCTGTCCGAGACATTCAGGCTTTGGGGCTGTTTGTTAACATCATCCGTGCTCGGTGTTGTTGTTCTTTCCATGCAAATTCCTTTTTCAGTCTTATTTGAGTTACTTTTCACACAAAGTAAAATTAACGTTTTTCCGTTGTGTATTGGATCAATAACAGTATTATTAGCAGTTATTTTTTTGGcgatattgacaaaatacggcgATGTTGACCCGCTACTTAAAATcattaaagttttgtataaaaaagtTATTGACCGGAAACGAGCGAACTCAGTGAA ATTACTTGATTATGAGGAACAACATGAGTCACTAATTGATGTTAACCAATAA
- the LOC119657687 gene encoding ER membrane protein complex subunit 2-like: MSYNYEELSWSDVKDMLRKWRETTDRKSESIVQLWEAVLEEKMGKLGNERHIILEQVVIAALDCGRMDIADKCMKELIAEFPDSMRVHRLKAMRFEMLESYDKALEILDGIIKKDETNPSARKRKVAILKAKGMNLEAIAEICDYLTKFMSDQEAWHELCNLYLQEADFEKAVFCMEELLLHNPHSYLLHLRIADIRYTMGGTENMETAKSYYLYAIKLNPTNLRALYGLYLCCLHITNSKTVLAKRKEAQTLGQWALTQISEKNSKRKSKTSNKYIAALDSAFANMDIKGK; this comes from the exons ATGTCTTACAATTATGAGGAATTGTCCTGGTCGG ATGTTAAAGACATGCTGCGAAAGTGGCGAGAGACCACCGACCGAAAAAGTGAGAGCATAGTTCAGCTATGGGAGGCTGTGCTGGAGGAAAAGATGGGCAAATTGGGGAATGAACGACATATTATCCTGGAACAAGTGGTGATTGCTGCATTGGACTGTGGCCGCATGGACATTGCCGATAAGTGCATGAAGGAGTTGATAGCAGAGTTTCCGGATAGTATGCGAGTTCATAGGCTGAAGGCTATGCGTTTCGAGATGTTAGAGAGCTACGATAAGGCTCTAGAAATTTTGGATGGTATTATTAAGAAGGACGAGACGAACCCATCGGCGAGGAAGCGCAAAGTTGCCATTCTGAAAGCGAAGGGAATGAACTTGGAGGCTATAGCTGAAATATGTGATTATCTGACAAA ATTCATGTCGGATCAAGAGGCTTGGCATGAACTTTGCAATCTTTACCTGCAAGAAGCCGATTTTGAAAAAGCCGTTTTTTGTATGGAAGAACTACTTCTCCACAATCCCCACAGTTATTTATTGCATTTACGGATAGCCGACATTCGTTATACTATG GGTGGCACAGAAAACATGGAGACAGCTAAATCGTATTATTTGTATGCAATTAAGTTGAACCCTACCAATCTTCGTGCCCTTTATGGATTATACTTG TGCTGTCTGCATATCACGAACTCGAAAACCGTTCTCGCAAAACGTAAGGAGGCACAAACTCTTGGACAATGGGCACTAACACAAATTTCTGAAAAGAATTCCAAACGTAAATCAAAAACTAGCAATAAATATATTGCAGCTTTAGATTCTGCATTTGCCAATATGGACATAAAAGGAAAATAG
- the LOC119646800 gene encoding pyrroline-5-carboxylate reductase 2 isoform X2 — MGITVADLRKNLHENSRIIRIMSNIPITVQAGCSAFVRGSNVTDEDAKLTQQLLKSVGHCEEVNEKLLDVITALAGSGPAFIFVLIESLADGAVKMGMPRDVAYRFASQTVLGAAQMVRDSKEHPGKLKDDVTSPGGSTAAGLNYLDKMNFRAAAAGAVEMATLRSKGIIS, encoded by the exons ATGGGCATTACTGTTGCAGATTTAAGAaag AATCTCCACGAAAACAGCCGAATAATTCGAATTATGTCCAACATTCCAATCACTGTTCAAGCTGGATGTTCAGCTTTTGTAAGAGgatcaaatgttacagatgaaGATGCAAAACTGACGCAGCAGTTACTTAAATCGGTTGGTCACTGCGAAGAAGTAAATGAAAAATTGCTAGATGTAATAACTGCGTTGGCAGGCAGTGGACCGGCATTTATTTTCGTCCTTATTGAATCTCTTGCCGATGGTGCTGTGAAGATGGGTATGCCTAGGGATGTTGCCTATCGTTTTGCATCACAGACAGTTCTCGGTGCTGCACAAATGGTTCGGGATTCCAAAGAACATCCTGGCAAACTGAAGGATGATGTTACAAGTCCAGGGGGCTCAACCGCCGCTGGATTGAATTATTTAGATAAAATGA ACTTCAGAGCTGCAGCTGCTGGTGCAGTTGAAATGGCGACATTGCGAAGTAAAGGAATTATATCTTAG